Proteins co-encoded in one Ponticoccus alexandrii genomic window:
- a CDS encoding sigma-54-dependent transcriptional regulator has product MDGKDYGSDLAGASILVIDDEPGMRNFLYKTLQPRVKRIELAGSAEEASTKLDESHFDVVILDNVMPRKTGLEWVTEQRKLGFLADTILITAYADLETAIAALRAGVSDFVLKPFRANQILGAVARTLDRKYLRRDNTLLRHELNADAQAGKLLGTSEPLAEVRAMLKKLAPLPTPVLFTGASGTGKELAARHLHQLSDRAGRPFVAVNCAAISPDHIAQELFGMNGPGDEMKPGLFLLADGGTLFLDEIAQMPDQVQAALLRVLEDQRVRPIGAEREFPLNLRFLFATNTDLEAEVAQGRFRADLYHRMNVVRIHMPPLKDRSEDITELAALFMQQFSTTLGLPALDLSGETLLKMRRYDWPGNVRELKNLVERSVILGDFPAEFAGDTRVTGARAIENLEQVMQRHILHVLDLCDGNRAEAARRLGVSRKTIDRRVTAWEG; this is encoded by the coding sequence ATGGACGGCAAGGACTACGGCAGCGACCTCGCCGGTGCCTCGATCCTGGTGATCGACGACGAGCCGGGGATGCGCAACTTCCTGTACAAGACGCTTCAGCCCCGGGTGAAGCGGATCGAACTTGCGGGCTCTGCCGAAGAGGCCTCGACCAAGCTGGACGAGAGCCATTTCGACGTGGTGATCCTCGACAACGTGATGCCGCGCAAGACGGGGCTGGAGTGGGTGACAGAGCAGCGCAAGCTGGGCTTTCTCGCCGATACGATCCTGATCACCGCCTATGCGGATCTGGAAACGGCGATTGCAGCGCTGCGCGCCGGAGTCAGCGACTTTGTGCTGAAGCCCTTCCGGGCGAACCAGATCCTCGGGGCCGTGGCGCGCACGCTCGACCGCAAGTACCTGCGGCGCGACAACACGCTGCTGCGGCACGAGCTGAACGCTGACGCGCAGGCCGGCAAGCTTCTGGGCACCTCCGAGCCGCTGGCCGAGGTGCGCGCGATGCTGAAGAAGCTCGCTCCCCTGCCGACGCCGGTCCTGTTTACCGGCGCCAGCGGCACGGGCAAGGAACTGGCCGCACGGCACCTGCACCAGTTGTCCGACCGTGCCGGACGGCCTTTCGTCGCGGTGAACTGCGCGGCGATCTCGCCCGATCACATCGCGCAGGAGCTTTTCGGCATGAACGGCCCGGGCGACGAGATGAAGCCGGGGCTGTTCCTGCTCGCCGACGGCGGGACGCTCTTCCTCGACGAGATCGCGCAGATGCCCGATCAGGTGCAGGCGGCGCTCTTGCGGGTACTCGAGGACCAGCGCGTCCGCCCCATCGGCGCCGAGCGGGAGTTTCCGCTGAACCTGCGCTTTCTCTTCGCCACCAACACAGATCTGGAGGCCGAGGTCGCGCAGGGCCGCTTCCGCGCCGACCTTTACCACCGCATGAACGTGGTGCGCATCCACATGCCGCCGCTGAAGGACCGGTCCGAGGACATCACCGAGCTTGCGGCGCTGTTCATGCAGCAGTTTTCCACGACGTTGGGCCTGCCCGCGCTGGACCTGTCCGGCGAGACGCTTCTGAAGATGCGGCGCTACGACTGGCCGGGTAACGTGCGCGAGCTGAAGAACCTGGTGGAGCGCTCGGTGATCCTTGGCGATTTTCCGGCGGAGTTCGCCGGTGACACGCGGGTGACCGGGGCGCGGGCGATCGAGAACCTCGAACAGGTGATGCAGCGCCATATCCTGCACGTACTGGACCTCTGCGACGGCAACAGGGCCGAGGCCGCGCGACGGCTGGGCGTCAGCCGCAAGACCATCGATCGCCGCGTCACCGCCTGGGAGGGGTGA
- a CDS encoding helix-turn-helix transcriptional regulator, protein MAEPEYLTVPELAELLRIKERKVYDLASSGEVPCTRATGKLLFPSRGIRAWLDRHSEGFVPKIPRPGVVLGSHDPLLDWAIRESRCGLASYFDGSTDGLARFNRREGVAAGLHLQDPEGREWNIPSVARYCADQNAVLVRFATRARGLVLGQNATGITTMQDLRGRRVVPRQPDSGSDVLFRQLADRAGLALSDMTLTDIARTETEAVQAVARGEADATLGLQSVAQDFGLPFVPLIDERFDLLVNRRAWFETPMQRLMTFCQSEAMATRAERMGGYDLTGLGTVRWNA, encoded by the coding sequence ATGGCAGAACCCGAATACCTGACGGTCCCCGAACTGGCGGAGCTTCTGCGCATCAAGGAGCGCAAGGTCTACGACCTTGCCTCCAGCGGAGAGGTGCCCTGCACCCGCGCCACGGGCAAGCTGCTGTTCCCGTCGCGCGGCATTCGTGCGTGGCTGGACCGGCACTCCGAGGGCTTCGTGCCCAAGATCCCGCGCCCCGGCGTCGTGCTGGGCAGCCACGATCCACTGCTGGACTGGGCCATTCGCGAATCGCGCTGCGGGCTGGCCAGCTACTTCGACGGCTCGACCGATGGGCTGGCCCGCTTCAACCGGCGCGAAGGCGTCGCGGCGGGCCTGCACCTTCAGGACCCCGAAGGGCGCGAGTGGAACATCCCCAGCGTAGCCCGTTACTGCGCCGACCAGAATGCGGTGCTGGTGCGCTTCGCCACGCGCGCGCGGGGGCTGGTGCTGGGCCAGAACGCCACCGGCATCACCACGATGCAGGACCTGCGCGGACGCCGCGTTGTCCCGCGCCAGCCGGATTCGGGCAGCGATGTGCTGTTCCGGCAACTGGCGGATCGCGCGGGCCTCGCCCTCTCGGATATGACCCTGACCGACATTGCCCGCACCGAAACAGAAGCCGTGCAGGCGGTGGCCCGCGGCGAGGCCGACGCCACCCTTGGCCTGCAATCGGTCGCGCAGGACTTCGGCCTGCCCTTCGTGCCGCTCATCGACGAACGCTTCGACCTGCTGGTGAACCGCCGCGCGTGGTTCGAAACGCCGATGCAGCGGCTGATGACCTTCTGCCAGTCCGAAGCCATGGCCACCCGGGCCGAGCGCATGGGCGGCTACGATCTCACCGGCCTCGGCACCGTGCGCTGGAACGCCTGA
- a CDS encoding substrate-binding domain-containing protein, translating into MTFKTLSVAGLLAALPLCAFAQESIIVQSTTSTANSGLYDYLLPIFSDKTGITVNVVAVGTGQAISNAANCDGDVLLVHAKPAEEKFVAEGGGTLRTDLMYNDFVLVGPAGDPAGIAGTSDIEAALSAIAEAEALFASRGDDSGTHKKERALWKAAEVDPASGSGAWYRETGSGMGATLNAGIGMGAYVLTDRATWISFANKQDYQIAVEGDDDLFNQYGVIPVNPEKCPSVNVDAAQSFTDWLLSAEGQEAIGAYKVDGQQLFFPNAPKQDS; encoded by the coding sequence ATGACATTCAAGACCCTGTCCGTTGCCGGCCTTCTGGCAGCACTGCCCCTCTGCGCCTTCGCGCAGGAGTCCATCATCGTGCAGTCGACCACCTCGACCGCCAACTCCGGCCTCTACGACTACCTGCTGCCGATCTTCTCGGACAAGACCGGCATCACCGTGAACGTGGTGGCCGTGGGCACGGGTCAGGCGATCAGCAACGCTGCCAACTGCGACGGCGACGTACTGCTGGTGCACGCCAAGCCCGCTGAAGAGAAGTTCGTCGCCGAGGGCGGTGGCACCCTGCGCACCGACCTGATGTACAACGACTTCGTCCTCGTCGGCCCCGCCGGTGATCCCGCCGGGATCGCGGGCACCTCGGACATCGAGGCCGCGCTGTCCGCCATCGCCGAAGCCGAGGCTCTCTTTGCCTCGCGCGGCGACGACAGCGGCACCCACAAGAAGGAGCGCGCGCTCTGGAAGGCGGCAGAAGTCGACCCGGCCAGCGGCTCGGGCGCGTGGTACCGCGAGACCGGTTCCGGCATGGGCGCGACGCTGAACGCGGGCATCGGCATGGGCGCCTACGTCCTGACCGACCGCGCGACCTGGATCAGCTTTGCCAACAAGCAAGACTACCAGATCGCGGTCGAAGGCGACGACGACCTCTTCAACCAGTACGGCGTGATCCCGGTGAACCCCGAGAAATGCCCTTCGGTCAATGTCGATGCGGCGCAAAGCTTCACCGACTGGCTTCTGTCGGCAGAGGGGCAGGAGGCCATCGGCGCCTACAAGGTGGACGGCCAGCAGCTGTTCTTCCCCAACGCGCCAAAACAGGATAGCTGA
- a CDS encoding ATP-binding cassette domain-containing protein produces the protein MRDLSAPETLLDTSSDMALRLSGVRLILGGRAVLDGVDLALPGRGVTAVMGPNGAGKSQLLKLIHGLTVPTAGTATWNGRPAATMTATQALVFQKPVLLRRSVAANLDFVLKSRRKDRALAQALLTHVGLADKARQPARALSGGEAQRLAMARALALEPQVLLLDEPTASLDPASVLAIEHITLQARDQGVKVILVTHDIGQARRMADDVVFLNRGRITEHSPAERFFTAPRSTEAKDFLNGRLIV, from the coding sequence ATGCGTGATCTCTCGGCACCCGAGACCCTGCTCGACACGTCGTCCGACATGGCGCTGCGCCTCTCGGGCGTCCGGCTGATCCTTGGCGGGCGGGCGGTGCTGGACGGCGTTGACCTTGCCTTGCCGGGGCGCGGCGTGACCGCCGTCATGGGCCCGAACGGCGCCGGCAAAAGCCAGCTGCTGAAGCTGATCCACGGGCTGACGGTGCCCACGGCGGGCACCGCGACATGGAACGGCCGGCCCGCCGCGACGATGACGGCAACGCAGGCGCTGGTGTTCCAGAAACCCGTGCTGCTGCGCCGCTCTGTCGCCGCCAACCTCGACTTCGTGCTGAAATCGCGCCGCAAGGACCGCGCGCTGGCCCAGGCGCTGCTGACCCACGTCGGCCTTGCTGACAAGGCCCGCCAGCCCGCCCGCGCGCTGTCCGGCGGCGAGGCGCAGCGCCTTGCCATGGCCCGCGCGCTGGCGCTGGAGCCGCAGGTCCTGCTGCTGGACGAGCCGACCGCCAGCCTCGACCCCGCCTCTGTCCTCGCGATCGAGCATATCACGCTTCAGGCACGCGACCAGGGGGTGAAGGTGATCCTCGTGACACACGACATCGGGCAGGCCCGGCGCATGGCCGACGACGTGGTCTTCCTGAACCGGGGCCGCATCACCGAGCATTCCCCGGCCGAGCGTTTCTTTACCGCCCCCCGAAGCACCGAGGCCAAGGATTTCCTGAACGGCAGGCTCATCGTCTGA
- a CDS encoding ABC transporter permease, with product MQDFGEAFSLALGLVVSPSGDLAEIVALSLRVSLSATLIACLIGLPLGALLAIARFRGRGATLVLLNALMGLPPVVVGLIVYLQLSRAGPLGFLGLLYTPTAMIIAQTILITPIVAALSRQILEDMNAEYAELFRSLCLTRLQRVQALLWDARTALATVALAGFGRAVAEVGAVMIVGGNIDHLTRVMTTAIALETSKGELALAMALGIILMALALGVNALVQGLRMSAERQEAHA from the coding sequence ATGCAGGATTTCGGAGAGGCATTTTCTCTGGCCTTGGGGCTGGTGGTCTCGCCTTCGGGCGACCTTGCCGAAATCGTCGCCCTGTCGCTGCGCGTCAGCCTGTCCGCCACCCTGATCGCCTGCCTGATCGGCCTGCCGCTGGGCGCGCTGCTGGCCATCGCGCGCTTTCGCGGACGCGGCGCGACGCTGGTGCTGCTGAATGCGCTGATGGGGCTGCCGCCGGTGGTCGTGGGCCTGATCGTCTACCTGCAATTGTCGCGCGCCGGGCCTCTGGGCTTCCTCGGGCTGCTCTATACGCCGACGGCGATGATCATCGCCCAGACAATCCTGATCACGCCCATCGTCGCCGCCCTGTCGCGGCAGATCCTCGAAGACATGAACGCCGAATACGCCGAGCTTTTCCGCTCGCTCTGCCTGACGCGGCTGCAACGGGTGCAGGCGCTGCTGTGGGACGCACGGACGGCGCTGGCGACCGTGGCGCTGGCGGGCTTCGGGCGCGCGGTGGCAGAGGTCGGCGCGGTGATGATCGTCGGCGGCAACATCGACCACCTGACCCGCGTCATGACCACCGCCATCGCGCTGGAGACGTCGAAGGGCGAACTGGCGCTCGCCATGGCGCTGGGGATCATCCTCATGGCGCTGGCTCTGGGTGTGAACGCGCTGGTGCAGGGACTGCGGATGTCCGCCGAAAGGCAGGAAGCCCATGCGTGA
- a CDS encoding D-ribose ABC transporter substrate-binding protein, giving the protein MMTFTKRALLAAAASLPLMAGSAWAQDQGLISIIVTDPANPYWFTEGEVAKATAEELGYEATVAAHKGDTNTESNLIDAAITNGAKAIILDPANADGSVGVVRKATDAGIPVFLVNAEINEAGIAIAQLVSNNAQGAAIGAVAWQEMVGDSAKYVEFFGNPADNNAATRSNGYNTVLSQYPDLEKVAQEVANWDRTQGYNKMQSIIQANPEIDAVISGNDEMALGAIAALKEAGKLEGTIVGGFDGSPDAVEAVKNGEMAYTVLQPVAVFAEEAVRQADHYIKNGEPMVAEEKQLFDCALITADNVDKYTAPFVLSE; this is encoded by the coding sequence ATGATGACCTTCACCAAACGCGCCCTTCTGGCCGCCGCTGCCTCGCTGCCCCTGATGGCTGGCTCGGCATGGGCGCAGGACCAGGGCCTGATCTCGATCATCGTCACCGACCCGGCGAACCCCTACTGGTTCACCGAAGGCGAGGTCGCCAAGGCCACCGCCGAGGAACTGGGCTACGAGGCCACCGTCGCCGCCCACAAGGGTGACACCAACACCGAGTCGAACCTGATCGACGCCGCCATCACCAACGGCGCCAAGGCCATCATCCTCGACCCCGCCAACGCGGACGGCTCTGTCGGCGTGGTGCGCAAGGCCACCGACGCGGGCATCCCGGTCTTCCTCGTGAACGCCGAGATCAACGAAGCCGGCATCGCCATCGCGCAGCTGGTGTCCAACAACGCGCAGGGGGCGGCCATCGGTGCCGTCGCGTGGCAGGAAATGGTCGGCGACAGCGCCAAGTACGTCGAGTTCTTCGGCAACCCCGCCGACAACAACGCGGCCACCCGCTCGAACGGCTACAACACCGTTCTGTCGCAGTACCCCGATCTGGAGAAGGTCGCACAGGAAGTGGCGAACTGGGACCGCACCCAGGGCTACAACAAGATGCAGTCGATCATTCAGGCGAACCCGGAAATCGACGCCGTGATCTCGGGCAACGACGAAATGGCACTGGGTGCCATCGCGGCGCTGAAAGAGGCCGGCAAGCTCGAAGGCACCATCGTCGGCGGCTTTGACGGCTCGCCCGATGCGGTCGAGGCCGTGAAGAACGGCGAGATGGCCTATACCGTCCTTCAGCCGGTCGCCGTCTTCGCCGAAGAGGCCGTCCGTCAGGCCGACCACTACATCAAGAACGGTGAGCCGATGGTGGCCGAGGAAAAGCAGCTCTTCGACTGCGCCCTGATCACCGCGGACAATGTCGACAAGTACACCGCACCCTTCGTTCTGTCCGAGTAA
- a CDS encoding ABC transporter permease translates to MTDTTTSAAGRSPAKKSSFNLMHLLLEGRAFFALIVIIVTFSLLSPNYATVSNFLIMANHVAIFGLLAIGMLLVILNGGIDLSVGSVLGLTGVFAGFLMQGVELESAGVILYPPVWAVVVLTLALGAFVGFCNGILVAFFKVPAFVATLGSLYVARGVALLMTNGLTFNNLSGDPSFGNTGFDWLGFNRIAGVPVGVIILALVAVAAGLLLSRTAFGRWLYSSGGNERAAELSGVPVKRVQIIVYMLSGMCAAIAGLVLSSQLTSAGPTAGTTYELTAIAAVVVGGASLMGGRGTVRGTLLGAFVIGFLSDGLVIIGVSSYWQTVFTGAVIVLAVMLNSIQYGGKKKT, encoded by the coding sequence ATGACGGACACAACGACATCCGCCGCCGGACGAAGCCCCGCGAAGAAATCAAGCTTCAACCTGATGCACCTGCTGCTCGAAGGGCGCGCCTTCTTTGCGCTGATCGTGATCATCGTCACCTTCTCGCTGCTGTCGCCGAACTACGCGACCGTGTCGAACTTCCTGATCATGGCGAACCACGTCGCGATCTTCGGCCTTCTGGCCATCGGCATGCTGCTGGTGATCCTGAACGGCGGCATCGACCTCTCGGTGGGCTCCGTCCTCGGGCTGACGGGGGTCTTCGCGGGCTTCCTGATGCAGGGGGTGGAACTGGAGTCCGCAGGCGTGATCCTCTACCCGCCGGTCTGGGCCGTCGTGGTGCTGACGCTGGCGCTGGGGGCCTTCGTGGGCTTCTGCAATGGCATCCTCGTGGCCTTCTTCAAGGTGCCCGCCTTCGTGGCGACGCTGGGCTCGCTCTACGTGGCGCGGGGCGTGGCGCTGCTGATGACCAACGGCCTAACCTTCAACAACCTGTCTGGCGATCCCTCCTTCGGCAACACCGGCTTCGACTGGCTGGGCTTCAACCGCATCGCGGGCGTGCCGGTGGGCGTGATCATCCTTGCCCTCGTCGCCGTGGCCGCCGGCCTCTTGCTGTCGCGCACCGCCTTTGGCCGCTGGCTCTATTCCTCGGGCGGGAACGAGCGTGCGGCGGAACTGTCCGGCGTGCCGGTCAAGCGGGTGCAAATCATCGTCTACATGCTGTCGGGCATGTGCGCCGCCATCGCGGGCCTCGTCCTGTCGTCGCAGCTGACCTCTGCCGGTCCCACCGCGGGCACCACCTACGAACTGACCGCCATCGCCGCGGTCGTGGTCGGCGGCGCCAGCCTGATGGGCGGGCGCGGCACCGTGCGCGGCACGCTGCTGGGCGCCTTCGTCATCGGCTTCCTCTCGGACGGCCTCGTGATCATCGGCGTGTCGTCCTACTGGCAGACCGTCTTTACCGGCGCGGTCATCGTGCTCGCCGTGATGCTGAACTCCATCCAGTACGGCGGCAAGAAGAAGACCTGA
- a CDS encoding sugar ABC transporter ATP-binding protein: MKTPVHDEIPEASPDRAEVVLAARNVAKNFGAVQALKGVNFDVHRGQVTTLFGENGAGKSTLMKILSGVHLPSSGELILDGKPVEINSTVEARDLGISIIHQELSLAPNMSVRDNIFMGREIMGPMGVDYAEEARQTRALMEELEEDIDPLTPVENLRLGQQQIVEIARALSVRSRILIMDEPTSALSASEVEVLFKVIHDLKARGVSIVYISHHLEEALTITDHAVVLRDGVMTAYAPRAEIDLEWIVRNMVGENFDLGSPPQSTFGAPALELQGLSVASHSGAGLAVDDLDLTVHKGEIVCIYGLMGAGRTEMMETVAGRLKPVAGDVLLNGQSVNGLSIAQRIEAGLVLVPEDRQRDGLVQTMTVGRNLSLSSIGRFTKGLFTNLKAERKIIDESIKEVTVKTDGPGAPIGSLSGGNQQKVVIGKMLVTHPDVILLDEPSRGIDIGAKAEVFRILAEHATRGMAVVYSTSEVGECLSIAHRIIVMRRGKIAAEFSSDTTKEAIMAASGESLVA, encoded by the coding sequence ATGAAGACCCCGGTCCATGACGAAATCCCCGAGGCCAGCCCCGACCGGGCCGAAGTCGTGCTGGCCGCCCGCAACGTCGCCAAGAACTTTGGCGCGGTGCAGGCGCTGAAGGGTGTGAACTTCGACGTCCACCGCGGGCAGGTCACGACGCTGTTCGGAGAGAACGGCGCGGGCAAGTCGACGCTGATGAAGATCCTGTCGGGCGTGCACCTGCCCTCGTCCGGGGAGTTGATCCTCGACGGCAAGCCGGTCGAGATCAATTCGACCGTCGAGGCGCGCGACCTTGGCATCTCGATCATCCACCAGGAGCTGTCTCTGGCGCCCAACATGTCGGTGCGCGACAACATCTTCATGGGCCGCGAGATCATGGGGCCGATGGGTGTGGACTACGCGGAAGAGGCCCGCCAGACCCGCGCGCTGATGGAGGAGCTTGAAGAGGACATCGACCCGCTGACCCCGGTCGAGAACCTGCGCCTTGGCCAGCAGCAGATCGTCGAGATCGCCCGCGCGCTGTCGGTGCGCTCGCGCATCCTGATCATGGACGAGCCGACCTCCGCCCTGTCGGCGTCAGAGGTCGAGGTGCTGTTCAAGGTCATCCACGACCTCAAGGCGCGCGGCGTCAGCATCGTCTACATCTCGCACCACCTCGAAGAGGCGCTGACCATCACCGACCACGCGGTCGTGCTGCGCGACGGCGTCATGACCGCTTATGCGCCCCGTGCAGAGATCGACCTCGAATGGATCGTGCGCAACATGGTCGGCGAGAACTTCGACCTCGGCTCCCCGCCTCAGTCGACCTTCGGCGCCCCGGCGCTGGAGCTTCAGGGCCTGTCGGTCGCCTCGCATTCCGGGGCGGGCCTTGCGGTCGACGATCTGGATCTGACCGTCCACAAGGGCGAGATCGTCTGCATCTACGGCCTTATGGGCGCCGGACGCACCGAGATGATGGAAACCGTCGCGGGCCGTCTGAAGCCGGTCGCGGGCGACGTGCTGCTGAACGGGCAGTCTGTGAATGGCCTGTCCATCGCGCAACGGATCGAGGCGGGCCTCGTGCTGGTCCCCGAGGACCGGCAGCGGGACGGGCTGGTGCAGACCATGACCGTGGGCCGCAACCTGTCGCTGTCGTCGATCGGGCGTTTCACCAAGGGCCTGTTCACCAACCTCAAGGCAGAACGCAAGATCATCGACGAGTCGATCAAGGAGGTCACGGTCAAGACCGATGGCCCCGGCGCGCCCATCGGCTCGCTGTCCGGGGGCAACCAGCAGAAGGTCGTGATCGGCAAGATGCTGGTGACGCACCCCGACGTGATCCTTCTGGACGAACCGTCGCGCGGCATCGACATCGGCGCCAAGGCAGAGGTCTTCCGCATCCTCGCAGAGCACGCGACGCGGGGCATGGCGGTGGTCTACTCGACTTCGGAGGTGGGTGAGTGCCTGTCCATCGCGCATCGGATCATCGTGATGCGCCGCGGCAAGATCGCCGCCGAATTCTCATCCGACACGACAAAAGAAGCGATCATGGCCGCCTCGGGCGAAAGCCTGGTCGCCTGA
- a CDS encoding DUF2291 family protein — translation MAMTGTTAARGKVSRRSLILGGGAALVLVAIALDTTVVHVGSEQDLRQQAFDPDRFGVAEFPRIRDAIVERAAAAPDLVTKLAADKAGAVADHGIQAGAFPVMAVTFTGTAGEGKSGIFTIEVPDLPDGQTVRVQTGPAINGTELRDYPGDIVFGNFTNQIEYQDAGAGLNRAMSAEVLSDLDRDSLTGKTVTVTGAFTMINPKSWLVTPVRLEVAE, via the coding sequence ATGGCCATGACCGGCACCACGGCAGCAAGGGGCAAGGTCTCGCGCCGCAGCCTGATCCTTGGCGGGGGGGCGGCTCTCGTGCTTGTCGCCATCGCGCTCGACACCACCGTGGTCCACGTCGGGTCAGAGCAGGACCTGCGCCAGCAGGCCTTCGATCCCGACCGCTTCGGCGTGGCGGAGTTCCCCCGCATCCGCGATGCCATCGTGGAACGCGCCGCAGCGGCACCCGATCTGGTGACCAAGCTGGCCGCCGACAAGGCGGGCGCGGTGGCCGATCACGGCATTCAGGCGGGCGCCTTCCCGGTGATGGCCGTGACATTCACCGGCACCGCGGGCGAGGGCAAATCCGGCATCTTCACCATCGAGGTGCCCGATCTGCCGGACGGCCAGACCGTCCGCGTGCAGACCGGCCCTGCCATCAACGGCACCGAGTTGCGCGACTATCCCGGCGACATCGTCTTCGGCAATTTCACCAACCAGATCGAATATCAGGACGCGGGCGCCGGTCTGAACCGCGCCATGTCCGCCGAGGTGCTGTCGGACCTCGACCGCGACAGCCTGACCGGCAAGACCGTCACGGTCACCGGCGCCTTCACCATGATCAACCCGAAAAGCTGGCTGGTGACGCCCGTCCGCCTCGAGGTCGCAGAATGA